GCTGGGTGCACTCATTGCGCGTGAGAAACGGGCACGGGTCAGTTTCCCGGGCGGCTGTGCCATCGGTCCGAGACCGATCGATCTTCATATCAAGGGTTTTGAGACACTCGGCGCCAGGATTGAGATCGAAGATGGGTATATCAATGCACGGGTGCGGAGTTTGACCGGAAATGAGGTCAATATTCCTGGTCCCAAAGGTACCTCGGTCGGTGCTACGATAAATGTTATGATTGCCGCCGCCGGTGCAAAAGGGGAGACCAGAATAACACCCGCCGCCTGTGAGCCTGAGGTCGTGGATGTCGCCAATTTTCTAAAAGCCCTGGGATATGATATTTCAGGGCAGGGAACACATACCATTACGGTCAAAGGTGGAGATTCTTCAGCAGGGGTGCGTTATCGTATTATCCCGGATCGTATTGAAGCCGGTACTTTTGCCGTTGCCGGTGCAATCACCCGGGGTAAGATAACCATCAAAGACTGCGAGCCCGGCCATCTGACAAGCGTGCTCGACAAACTCAGCGAGATCGGTGTTGGTATTGAAACAGGCGAGAAGTATGTTGTCGTCGACGGAGTTCAAAAGATGCACGCCGCTGATATATTTGTAGCTCCTTATCCCGGTTTTCCTACTGATATGCAATCGCAATTTATGGCGCTTTTTTCGAT
Above is a window of candidate division WOR-3 bacterium DNA encoding:
- the murA gene encoding UDP-N-acetylglucosamine 1-carboxyvinyltransferase: LGALIAREKRARVSFPGGCAIGPRPIDLHIKGFETLGARIEIEDGYINARVRSLTGNEVNIPGPKGTSVGATINVMIAAAGAKGETRITPAACEPEVVDVANFLKALGYDISGQGTHTITVKGGDSSAGVRYRIIPDRIEAGTFAVAGAITRGKITIKDCEPGHLTSVLDKLSEIGVGIETGEKYVVVDGVQKMHAADIFVAPYPGFPTDMQSQFMALFSIVPGTSTIKETIFENRFMQAVELMRMGAKITIEGDTAVIKGVKKLSGATLMASDLRASAALVLAGLIASGKTIVRRIYHLDRGYEKFEHKLRRLGARIKRQNE